From the genome of Helicobacter colisuis, one region includes:
- the fabG gene encoding 3-oxoacyl-ACP reductase FabG, with the protein MEFRGKNVLITGASKGIGAEIAKLLAQMGLKVWINYRSKPELADLLKSQIESSGGKAAVIGFDATKEEEFIAGIEAILSSDGELSYLVNNAGITNDKLSMRMKTEEFNGVLEANLTSSFIGCREALKIMRKQGYGSVVNISSIIGEIGNIGQCNYAASKGGMIAMTKSFAKEGGSKAIRFNCITPGFIQSDMTEGLKEEIKQTYAANIPLGRFGSGKEVAGAVAFLLSEYSSYVTGEVLKVNGGLYM; encoded by the coding sequence ATGGAATTTCGTGGAAAAAATGTTTTAATTACAGGTGCAAGTAAAGGCATTGGCGCAGAAATTGCAAAGCTTTTAGCACAAATGGGCTTAAAGGTATGGATTAATTATCGCTCCAAACCTGAACTTGCTGATTTGCTTAAAAGCCAAATTGAATCAAGTGGTGGCAAGGCTGCTGTGATTGGATTTGATGCAACCAAAGAGGAAGAATTTATCGCAGGCATTGAAGCTATTTTAAGCAGTGATGGTGAATTAAGCTACCTTGTGAATAATGCTGGTATCACCAATGATAAGCTCTCTATGCGAATGAAAACAGAAGAATTTAATGGAGTTTTAGAAGCCAATCTTACTTCAAGCTTCATTGGTTGCAGGGAAGCCCTAAAGATTATGCGAAAGCAGGGCTATGGAAGTGTGGTCAATATCTCTTCAATCATCGGAGAAATCGGTAACATCGGGCAATGCAACTACGCTGCAAGCAAAGGTGGAATGATTGCAATGACAAAATCTTTTGCCAAAGAAGGTGGAAGCAAGGCTATTCGCTTTAACTGCATTACTCCAGGATTTATCCAAAGTGATATGACAGAGGGATTAAAAGAAGAAATCAAACAAACTTATGCTGCTAATATTCCACTTGGCAGATTTGGAAGCGGAAAAGAAGTTGCTGGTGCTGTTGCTTTCTTGCTTTCTGAATATTCTAGCTATGTTACAGGCGAAGTTTTAAAGGTAAATGGCGGATTATATATGTAA
- the acpP gene encoding acyl carrier protein has product MALFDEVKAVVVEQLNVNEGEVKPESKFVDDLGADSLDVVELVMALEEKFDINVPDEDAEKISTVGDIVAYIEKAKA; this is encoded by the coding sequence ATGGCATTATTCGATGAAGTAAAGGCAGTTGTAGTAGAGCAACTTAATGTAAATGAGGGAGAAGTAAAGCCAGAATCAAAATTCGTAGATGATTTAGGTGCTGATTCTTTGGATGTTGTTGAGCTTGTTATGGCATTAGAAGAAAAATTTGATATTAATGTGCCTGATGAAGATGCAGAAAAAATCTCAACTGTGGGTGATATTGTCGCTTATATCGAAAAAGCAAAAGCATAA
- a CDS encoding beta-ketoacyl-ACP synthase II, giving the protein MRRVVVTGIGMINSLGLNREDSFRAIVEGKCGIKTISSFDVSEFPVKIAAEITDFDPNSVMDAKEVKKADRFIQLGIKASKEAMEDSGLVDSQNNLLVDGERFGISSASGIGGLGNIEKNSVINFERGPKRISPFFIPSALVNMLSGFISIDFSLKGPNLASVTACAAGTHGIIEAGKTIMLNEADRMLVVAAESAICGVGIGGFAAMKALCDRNDEPQLASRPFDAERSGFVMGEGAAALVLEDYESAKARGAKIYAELVGFGESGDANHITTPAPEGEGAYRAMKAALKMANTEIGYINAHGTSTKYNDYYETLALKKVFNGSVPPVSSTKGQIGHCLGAAGGLEAVISIMAMQKGILPPTINQTTKDPDCDLDYIPNTAREVKIDVIMSNSFGFGGTNGVVIFKRV; this is encoded by the coding sequence ATGCGAAGAGTAGTGGTTACAGGTATAGGAATGATTAATTCTTTGGGTTTAAACAGAGAGGATTCTTTTAGAGCTATTGTTGAAGGAAAATGTGGAATTAAAACAATCTCCTCTTTTGATGTATCTGAATTTCCTGTAAAGATTGCTGCAGAAATCACAGATTTTGATCCAAATAGCGTAATGGATGCAAAAGAAGTCAAAAAGGCTGATAGATTTATCCAACTCGGAATCAAAGCTTCTAAAGAAGCAATGGAAGATAGTGGCTTAGTTGATTCCCAAAACAATCTATTAGTAGATGGAGAGAGATTTGGAATTAGTTCTGCATCTGGAATTGGGGGATTGGGTAATATTGAAAAAAACTCTGTAATTAATTTTGAACGCGGACCTAAAAGAATCTCCCCTTTCTTTATTCCCTCAGCCCTTGTAAATATGCTAAGCGGTTTTATTTCAATTGACTTTTCTCTCAAAGGTCCAAACTTAGCAAGTGTAACGGCTTGTGCTGCTGGAACGCACGGAATCATAGAGGCAGGAAAGACTATTATGCTCAATGAAGCTGATAGAATGCTTGTAGTTGCCGCTGAATCTGCTATTTGCGGAGTTGGAATTGGAGGGTTTGCAGCAATGAAAGCTCTATGTGATAGAAATGATGAGCCTCAATTGGCTTCACGCCCTTTTGATGCAGAAAGAAGTGGTTTTGTAATGGGAGAGGGAGCGGCTGCGCTTGTGCTAGAAGACTACGAAAGCGCCAAAGCTAGAGGGGCAAAAATCTATGCCGAATTAGTTGGCTTTGGTGAAAGTGGAGATGCAAATCACATCACTACACCCGCTCCTGAAGGAGAGGGAGCCTATCGCGCTATGAAAGCAGCACTCAAAATGGCAAATACAGAAATTGGTTATATCAACGCTCATGGGACTAGCACCAAATACAATGATTATTATGAAACCCTAGCACTCAAAAAAGTCTTTAATGGCTCTGTTCCACCTGTTAGCTCTACAAAAGGACAAATTGGGCATTGCTTGGGTGCAGCTGGCGGATTAGAAGCAGTCATTTCAATTATGGCAATGCAAAAGGGTATCTTACCACCAACGATTAACCAAACCACAAAAGATCCTGATTGCGACCTAGATTATATACCAAACACAGCAAGAGAAGTAAAAATAGATGTCATTATGAGCAATTCCTTTGGTTTTGGCGGAACTAATGGTGTTGTTATTTTTAAGAGAGTGTAA
- the accA gene encoding acetyl-CoA carboxylase carboxyl transferase subunit alpha produces MATYLDFEVKIKTLQENIATAQLKNDMHAIEILKKDLEKEVDKVYSHLSDYQKLQLARHPDRPYAMDYIHLILKDYMEIHGDRHFSDDNAIVCFLGKIEEQKVMIIGEEKGRGTKNKIQRNFGMPNPEGYRKALRAAKMAEKFQIPLLMFIDTPGAYPGIGAEERGQSEAIAKNLQEFSQLKTPTIAIVIGEGGSGGALAIGVADRLAMMEYSVFSVISPEGCAAILWNDPSKIENATQALKITPEDLKSAGLIDSVIKEPLIGAHRDKEGAANAIKEYFLNTLKEIKNDTDYIQTRYQKLMSYGSFQ; encoded by the coding sequence GTGGCTACCTATTTAGACTTTGAAGTAAAAATCAAAACTTTACAAGAAAACATTGCAACTGCTCAACTGAAAAATGATATGCACGCCATAGAGATTCTCAAAAAAGATTTGGAAAAAGAAGTCGATAAAGTCTATTCTCATCTTTCAGATTACCAAAAACTCCAACTTGCAAGGCATCCTGATAGACCCTATGCGATGGATTATATCCATTTGATTCTGAAAGATTACATGGAGATTCATGGTGATAGACATTTTAGCGATGATAATGCCATTGTTTGTTTTCTGGGAAAAATCGAAGAACAAAAAGTTATGATCATTGGCGAAGAAAAGGGGAGAGGAACTAAAAATAAAATCCAAAGAAACTTTGGAATGCCAAATCCAGAAGGATACAGAAAGGCATTGCGTGCAGCAAAAATGGCAGAAAAATTCCAAATTCCTCTTTTAATGTTTATTGACACTCCTGGAGCCTACCCTGGAATCGGTGCAGAAGAGAGAGGGCAAAGCGAGGCAATTGCAAAAAACTTACAAGAATTTAGCCAACTCAAAACCCCAACCATCGCCATTGTTATTGGTGAGGGAGGGAGTGGTGGCGCTTTAGCCATAGGAGTAGCCGATAGGTTGGCAATGATGGAATACTCTGTCTTTAGCGTAATCTCTCCAGAGGGCTGTGCGGCAATTTTATGGAATGATCCAAGCAAAATAGAAAATGCCACACAAGCGCTTAAAATCACCCCCGAAGATTTAAAAAGTGCAGGGCTTATTGATTCTGTTATTAAAGAGCCCCTAATTGGCGCACACAGAGACAAAGAAGGTGCTGCTAATGCCATAAAAGAATATTTTTTAAATACTCTTAAAGAAATCAAAAATGACACAGACTATATTCAAACTCGCTATCAAAAATTAATGTCTTATGGGAGCTTCCAATAA
- a CDS encoding aminoacetone oxidase family FAD-binding enzyme, protein MQLAPLKIPIYLFDKNKIIGKKLLATGNGHCNIHNQSLSPSCYQSSSFSPKEIHTILKNFDFNAFKRFCEKIGLFLEIKENGKAYPISSSAKSVLEIFMPLLESVTLKLEEEILSISQTADAYCLQSPKDTYTFTHVILACGSEAMPKLGGSDKGLKLVKSLNLEILPTYPSLVPLKINSPKLQNLSGIKLKANITLMEANRSIYQTYDDLLFTNYGISGFGVLDTSSYLYQAKNPKILLDLLPTFSAKSLENIFLNLIKSYPNKNATEILSGLLHPKLALHLVKNLKLQLTNTKTIKQTLYALKNLTLDSPSLYGFDSAEVSGGGVSAREINTTSFECQKFKNLYIIGEMLDIVGNRGGYNLAFAWASAWNCAKAIQSTLKT, encoded by the coding sequence ATTCAACTTGCCCCGCTTAAAATCCCCATTTATCTTTTTGATAAAAATAAAATAATTGGCAAAAAACTCCTAGCAACAGGAAATGGTCACTGCAACATTCACAATCAATCTTTAAGTCCATCTTGCTACCAAAGCTCCAGCTTCTCTCCAAAAGAAATCCATACTATTCTTAAAAACTTTGACTTTAATGCCTTTAAGCGCTTTTGCGAGAAAATAGGCTTATTTCTAGAAATCAAAGAAAATGGTAAAGCTTATCCCATTTCAAGTAGTGCTAAATCGGTTTTAGAAATTTTTATGCCCCTCTTAGAATCTGTTACTCTAAAACTAGAAGAAGAGATTCTAAGTATCAGTCAGACTGCTGATGCTTACTGCCTTCAAAGCCCTAAAGACACTTATACTTTTACACATGTGATTCTAGCTTGTGGCAGTGAGGCTATGCCTAAACTTGGTGGGAGCGATAAAGGTTTGAAGTTAGTTAAATCCCTTAATTTAGAGATTCTACCAACCTATCCCTCCTTAGTCCCGCTCAAAATTAATTCACCCAAACTCCAAAACCTAAGCGGAATAAAACTAAAAGCTAATATTACTTTAATGGAAGCCAACAGGAGTATTTATCAAACCTATGATGATTTACTCTTTACTAACTATGGTATTTCTGGCTTTGGGGTTTTAGATACTTCATCTTATCTCTACCAAGCTAAGAATCCAAAAATCTTACTTGATTTACTTCCTACATTTTCCGCAAAATCATTAGAAAACATTTTTTTAAATCTCATTAAATCTTATCCCAATAAAAACGCAACTGAAATACTAAGCGGTTTGCTCCACCCTAAACTTGCCTTGCATTTAGTTAAAAATCTCAAACTTCAACTCACTAACACCAAAACTATCAAACAAACGCTCTATGCACTAAAAAATTTAACCTTAGATTCTCCTAGCTTATATGGATTTGATAGTGCTGAAGTTAGTGGCGGTGGGGTTAGTGCTAGAGAAATTAATACGACAAGCTTTGAATGCCAAAAATTTAAGAATCTTTATATCATCGGAGAAATGCTAGATATTGTAGGAAATAGAGGTGGCTATAATCTTGCTTTTGCTTGGGCAAGTGCTTGGAATTGCGCCAAGGCAATCCAAAGCACCCTTAAAACTTAA
- the nrfD gene encoding NrfD/PsrC family molybdoenzyme membrane anchor subunit: protein MNEIWGPENPAIVWHWLIAVYLFLAGLSSGAMITALSVEWMNPQKKAPWDAFERAGVLIAPLSIILGLGLLIFDLTKPLNFYQLLITYNLSSVMSLGVLLLLFYTPLSAIYAIMRYRGTLERSFVGGLIRAFSGILDWLESHSLWFGRLVFALAGGVGVYTGFLLSAVQTFPLYNSPILPILFLASGLSSGIAACICVGLLFFEKEVSQSTTKYLLTMDLRVIPIESLLIFALFVGLYFQGGEKAIAAVTALSLGTWAWVFWVGVIGFSVVIPSVIALTALKNHAYKVNFILLNAFSIMIGVFALRMYILYAGQLHLGVF, encoded by the coding sequence ATGAATGAGATTTGGGGACCGGAAAATCCGGCTATTGTATGGCATTGGTTGATTGCAGTTTATTTGTTTTTGGCTGGGTTATCAAGTGGAGCAATGATCACAGCTTTAAGTGTTGAGTGGATGAATCCACAAAAAAAGGCTCCTTGGGATGCATTTGAGAGAGCAGGAGTTCTTATTGCTCCTTTGAGTATTATTTTGGGCTTAGGGCTTTTAATTTTTGATTTAACTAAGCCTTTAAATTTTTATCAATTACTGATAACTTATAATTTAAGCTCAGTTATGTCTTTGGGTGTTTTATTGCTTTTATTTTACACTCCACTTTCTGCCATTTATGCTATTATGCGATATAGAGGAACTTTGGAGAGAAGTTTTGTAGGTGGATTAATAAGGGCGTTTAGTGGAATCTTAGATTGGCTTGAATCGCATTCGCTTTGGTTTGGGCGCTTGGTGTTTGCTCTAGCTGGTGGAGTGGGTGTTTATACTGGATTCTTGCTTTCTGCAGTGCAGACATTTCCACTTTATAATAGCCCAATTTTGCCAATTTTGTTTCTTGCAAGTGGTTTGTCAAGTGGGATTGCTGCTTGTATTTGCGTGGGATTATTGTTTTTTGAAAAAGAAGTTTCACAAAGCACAACAAAATATTTGCTCACAATGGATTTGCGTGTAATTCCTATTGAATCTTTATTGATTTTTGCGCTTTTTGTGGGATTGTATTTCCAAGGCGGAGAAAAAGCAATAGCAGCAGTTACTGCATTAAGCCTAGGGACTTGGGCGTGGGTATTTTGGGTTGGAGTGATTGGATTTAGTGTTGTGATTCCTAGTGTGATTGCCCTAACGGCGCTCAAAAATCACGCTTATAAAGTGAATTTTATTTTGCTTAATGCTTTTTCAATTATGATTGGTGTTTTTGCTTTGAGAATGTATATTTTATATGCAGGGCAATTGCATTTAGGGGTATTCTAA
- a CDS encoding 4Fe-4S dicluster domain-containing protein, producing the protein MAKYAMIHDSVKCIGCQGCTIACRSENAVPDGFFRLKVKMDGPHGVFPNLSFNYVRHSCEMCEHTPCVTVCPTHASFMDEDGIVDIDANKCVGCLYCVVACPYNARYVNPKTNVPDKCNFCKHTHLKQYGEPACVAVCPTDALIFGDLDDPSSPIFNILSTKPFVTSKPHLGTKPKLFVIPNNKGGIEL; encoded by the coding sequence ATGGCTAAATATGCAATGATTCACGATTCAGTTAAGTGCATTGGTTGTCAGGGTTGCACCATTGCATGTAGGAGTGAAAATGCAGTTCCTGATGGGTTTTTTAGGCTTAAAGTAAAGATGGATGGACCTCATGGGGTTTTCCCAAACCTTTCTTTTAATTATGTGCGACATTCTTGTGAAATGTGTGAGCATACGCCTTGTGTTACGGTATGTCCAACACATGCTTCATTTATGGATGAAGATGGGATTGTGGATATTGATGCTAATAAATGCGTGGGCTGCTTGTATTGTGTAGTAGCCTGTCCATATAATGCGCGTTATGTTAATCCTAAAACCAATGTGCCTGATAAATGTAATTTTTGCAAACATACGCATTTAAAGCAATATGGAGAGCCTGCTTGTGTGGCAGTTTGTCCGACTGATGCGTTGATTTTTGGAGATTTAGATGATCCAAGTAGTCCAATTTTTAATATTTTATCCACTAAGCCTTTTGTTACAAGCAAACCGCATTTGGGGACAAAGCCAAAATTATTTGTGATTCCTAATAACAAAGGAGGTATTGAGCTATGA
- the phsA gene encoding thiosulfate reductase PhsA codes for MSIHRRDFLKGVGISSVALSIPGTLGAFSGKIEGESEFVPSICEMCSTRCPIEARVDDGSKVFIQGNPYSIATGGAVCARGGSGVSQLYDPNRLVNPIMRVGERGEGKWKEVSWEEAYDYIAKKLNEIKEKYGAHTVAFASKTGPEQTFLNQFAYSYGSPNIFDHGNTCPSGYTTALMSVYGNGGVSRDFANCKFMLNFGHNVYEGMVISYARGITEALENGCKLVSLDPRFSILSSKASEWIPIRPGGDAAFMMAFLHTLIFEGLYDKKFVEKYTTGFDKLKESIKDYTPEKMAKECDIPADKIIALARECASYAPHCMVDFGHRATFTPEEIEFRRSIAIANALLGNMEVKGGLYFPKGAALYNKVAGEKVAPIIKGSILPKIPEPNHPRIDFVDVKEGEFSKIPKNRGVYSKIYECILSENPYALKGVFITRSNPVMTVAGADSVVEAIKKLDLFVCVDVYLSDTAQYADIILPESTYLERDEQFLANNGKNPGYQVRQKVVKTIGNTKPSWQIYLELAQKMGYGEAFPYKDIEDFRMKQGYEYPEAMFELKQKGLVSYGIPLLARDQESIKKFVEKYPNSKEFLDSDNEFAEFLKCKTKSGKIELFDETLEKACNRGGLTYRNPNLKGEGDFYFIQGKTAVHTNGHTANVPWLNTLMNDNAVWINQKVAKKMNLKKGDKIRITSPYGSQIGSVLPTIGIREDTIFAYFGFGHTSKHNEISYGKGLSAGHLLKNTISPVAGNNVHTVGVKIEKV; via the coding sequence TTGAGCATACATCGTAGAGACTTTTTAAAGGGTGTTGGAATAAGCTCTGTTGCATTAAGCATACCCGGAACTCTTGGGGCTTTTAGCGGCAAGATTGAGGGGGAATCAGAATTTGTGCCAAGTATTTGTGAAATGTGTAGCACACGCTGTCCTATTGAAGCAAGGGTAGATGATGGGAGTAAAGTCTTTATTCAAGGCAATCCTTATTCCATCGCAACAGGTGGCGCAGTTTGTGCTAGGGGCGGTTCTGGTGTAAGTCAGCTTTATGATCCAAATCGCCTTGTTAATCCTATTATGCGTGTAGGAGAGCGTGGAGAGGGTAAATGGAAAGAAGTGAGTTGGGAGGAGGCGTATGATTATATTGCTAAAAAACTTAATGAAATTAAAGAAAAATATGGCGCACATACAGTCGCTTTTGCTTCTAAAACTGGTCCAGAACAAACTTTTTTAAATCAGTTTGCTTATTCCTATGGTAGCCCTAATATTTTTGATCATGGTAACACCTGTCCATCAGGCTATACTACAGCATTAATGAGTGTGTATGGCAATGGTGGAGTAAGCAGGGATTTTGCAAATTGTAAGTTTATGCTAAACTTTGGGCATAATGTTTATGAGGGTATGGTGATTAGCTATGCTAGGGGCATTACAGAAGCTTTAGAAAATGGCTGTAAGTTAGTTTCATTAGATCCTAGATTTTCTATTTTATCTTCCAAAGCAAGCGAGTGGATTCCAATTCGCCCTGGTGGAGATGCAGCCTTTATGATGGCATTTTTGCATACTTTGATTTTTGAGGGGCTCTATGATAAGAAATTTGTAGAAAAATACACTACGGGCTTTGATAAACTAAAAGAAAGCATTAAAGACTACACTCCCGAAAAAATGGCAAAAGAATGTGATATTCCAGCTGATAAAATTATTGCTCTTGCTAGAGAATGCGCTAGTTATGCGCCTCATTGTATGGTGGATTTTGGTCATAGAGCAACTTTCACGCCTGAAGAAATTGAGTTTAGGCGATCTATTGCTATTGCAAATGCTTTGCTTGGCAATATGGAAGTTAAGGGTGGATTGTATTTTCCTAAAGGAGCGGCTTTGTATAATAAGGTCGCAGGAGAAAAAGTAGCACCTATTATCAAAGGCTCGATTCTGCCCAAAATTCCAGAACCAAATCATCCACGAATCGATTTTGTTGATGTTAAAGAGGGAGAATTTAGTAAGATTCCTAAAAATCGTGGTGTTTATAGCAAGATTTATGAATGTATTTTAAGCGAGAATCCTTATGCGCTAAAAGGGGTTTTCATTACGCGTTCTAATCCTGTAATGACGGTTGCAGGAGCAGATTCTGTGGTGGAGGCTATTAAGAAGCTTGATTTGTTTGTGTGTGTGGATGTATATCTTTCAGATACAGCACAATATGCAGATATTATTCTACCTGAATCAACTTATTTAGAGAGAGATGAGCAATTCTTGGCAAATAATGGAAAGAATCCAGGCTATCAAGTGCGACAAAAAGTTGTCAAAACTATAGGTAATACAAAGCCATCTTGGCAGATTTATTTAGAATTAGCACAAAAAATGGGCTATGGTGAGGCATTCCCTTATAAAGATATTGAAGATTTTAGAATGAAGCAGGGCTATGAGTATCCAGAAGCTATGTTTGAGTTAAAGCAAAAAGGGCTTGTAAGCTATGGGATTCCATTATTAGCAAGAGATCAAGAGAGTATTAAGAAGTTTGTAGAGAAATATCCTAATTCTAAAGAATTTTTGGATTCTGATAATGAGTTTGCAGAGTTTTTGAAATGTAAAACTAAAAGCGGAAAAATTGAGCTTTTTGATGAAACACTAGAGAAAGCTTGTAATCGTGGTGGTTTGACTTATAGGAATCCAAATTTAAAAGGCGAAGGTGATTTTTATTTTATACAAGGAAAGACTGCGGTGCATACCAACGGACATACTGCAAATGTCCCTTGGCTTAATACACTAATGAATGACAATGCTGTGTGGATTAACCAAAAAGTGGCTAAAAAAATGAATCTCAAAAAAGGCGATAAGATTAGAATTACTAGCCCATATGGTTCACAAATTGGAAGTGTATTGCCCACCATTGGGATAAGAGAAGACACTATTTTTGCGTATTTTGGATTTGGGCATACAAGCAAACACAATGAAATCTCTTATGGTAAGGGTTTGAGTGCTGGGCATTTGTTAAAAAATACTATTTCGCCAGTAGCTGGAAATAATGTGCATACTGTTGGCGTAAAAATTGAAAAAGTTTAG
- a CDS encoding methylated-DNA--[protein]-cysteine S-methyltransferase, with translation MAFYQSPVGKIKLISKEDKLIKLEFLNQDANLLSAKEICEKCDEVVLGQTREWLDEYFSGKNPSFKAIPLNPNGSEFAKVVWELLLKIPYGKVCTYGELAKEVARITHKNKMSAQAIGGALKRNPIPIIIPCHRVIGANGKLTGYAGGIKKKIALLECEKADLVNLYHF, from the coding sequence GTGGCTTTTTATCAAAGTCCTGTGGGCAAAATTAAACTTATAAGCAAAGAAGATAAGCTTATTAAATTGGAATTTTTAAATCAAGATGCAAATTTGTTATCTGCAAAGGAAATTTGTGAAAAATGCGATGAGGTTGTTCTGGGGCAAACAAGGGAGTGGCTTGATGAGTATTTTAGCGGCAAAAATCCGAGTTTTAAAGCAATTCCACTAAATCCAAATGGAAGTGAGTTTGCTAAAGTGGTGTGGGAGTTGCTTTTAAAGATTCCTTATGGAAAGGTTTGCACTTATGGTGAGTTAGCAAAGGAGGTTGCAAGAATTACGCATAAGAATAAAATGTCAGCTCAAGCAATAGGCGGTGCGCTTAAACGGAATCCCATTCCTATTATTATTCCTTGTCATAGAGTGATTGGGGCTAATGGAAAGCTCACAGGTTATGCTGGAGGAATCAAGAAAAAGATTGCATTGTTGGAGTGTGAAAAAGCAGATTTAGTGAATTTATATCATTTTTGA
- a CDS encoding MFS transporter, with translation MAKMQLKKSEVKILGLSSLGGMLEFYDFIIFVFFTNVISSLFFPSTLSPFWAAMNTYGAFAAGYFARPLGGIIMAHFGDKSGRKKMFMLSILLMVIPTFVLGLMPTFESIGYVAPIVLLIVRILQGIAIGGELPGAWVFVYEHSNQHSLGFHLGIFTSAVVSGILLGSIVTLAVNMSFTQEEIKEYAWRIPFVLGGIFGIISLFLRKFLNETPVFQEILALKQTQNFPIKEVFKTSQLGVVKSFFSTWILTGCVVISVLLTPNLLSKVFELSPISKVVYQVIAIFFLASGNVFAGVLSDRIGIKNASAIFGVALVGFALCFYYMLGYGKGLAQYFDVILLVYYLMAFSAGLMVFTPIVMVQSFPAMIRYSGISFSYNLSYALFGGLTPIFFAWAMESDWIIMLGVYMSILGILAIVIGRVHRG, from the coding sequence ATGGCAAAAATGCAACTTAAAAAGTCCGAAGTTAAGATTCTAGGGTTAAGCTCACTTGGAGGAATGTTAGAGTTTTATGATTTTATTATTTTTGTTTTTTTCACCAATGTGATTTCTAGTCTCTTTTTTCCTAGCACTCTTAGCCCTTTTTGGGCGGCGATGAATACTTATGGTGCTTTTGCAGCAGGGTATTTTGCAAGACCATTGGGTGGGATTATTATGGCACATTTTGGAGATAAAAGTGGGCGTAAAAAGATGTTTATGCTCTCCATTTTGCTTATGGTGATTCCAACTTTTGTGCTTGGGCTTATGCCAACTTTTGAGAGTATTGGTTATGTGGCTCCTATTGTTTTGTTGATTGTAAGAATTTTACAGGGAATTGCTATTGGTGGCGAACTCCCTGGTGCATGGGTTTTTGTCTATGAGCATAGCAATCAGCATTCTTTGGGATTTCATTTGGGTATTTTTACTAGTGCGGTTGTTTCTGGAATCTTGCTTGGTAGCATTGTTACTTTGGCAGTTAATATGAGTTTTACTCAAGAAGAGATTAAGGAATATGCGTGGCGGATACCTTTTGTCCTTGGAGGGATTTTTGGGATTATTTCGTTATTTTTACGTAAATTTTTAAATGAAACTCCGGTATTTCAAGAAATTTTGGCTTTAAAGCAAACACAAAATTTTCCTATTAAAGAAGTTTTTAAAACTTCGCAATTGGGAGTTGTAAAATCTTTTTTTAGCACTTGGATTTTAACAGGATGTGTTGTTATATCCGTGCTTTTAACACCAAATCTTTTAAGTAAGGTGTTTGAGCTCTCTCCTATTTCAAAGGTAGTGTATCAAGTTATTGCCATATTTTTTCTAGCTTCAGGCAATGTTTTTGCAGGAGTGTTAAGTGATAGGATTGGAATTAAAAATGCAAGTGCGATATTTGGCGTGGCGCTAGTGGGATTTGCTTTGTGTTTTTATTATATGCTTGGCTATGGAAAGGGGTTGGCGCAATATTTTGATGTGATATTGCTTGTGTATTATCTTATGGCTTTTAGTGCTGGATTAATGGTTTTTACGCCTATTGTTATGGTGCAGAGCTTTCCTGCGATGATTCGGTATAGTGGCATTTCTTTTTCCTATAATCTCTCTTACGCGCTTTTTGGTGGTTTAACGCCTATCTTTTTTGCTTGGGCTATGGAAAGCGATTGGATTATAATGCTTGGTGTTTATATGTCGATTTTGGGAATTTTGGCAATTGTAATTGGAAGAGTCCATAGAGGATAG
- a CDS encoding TIGR00730 family Rossman fold protein, translating into MEEILKNYQEISKSFEVLKRYDNVVTIFGSARINSSHKDYKKVQKLACKLGEMGYSIMTGGGPGIMEAANRGLLQAKEKNPQVVSIGLNIQLPHEQHMNPYVEVPLIFENFFSRKLVFSHNSTAFIVAMGGFGTLDELSEVLVQISTGKHKKIPIILYGRDYWKGLIKWFKNRLLKEGMISKEELALLSFADSPKEVLRIFKKQKNECQDSRLV; encoded by the coding sequence ATGGAAGAAATTTTAAAAAACTATCAAGAGATTTCAAAAAGCTTTGAAGTCTTAAAAAGGTATGACAATGTCGTAACGATTTTTGGGAGTGCTAGAATCAATTCAAGCCATAAAGATTATAAAAAAGTCCAAAAACTTGCTTGCAAGCTTGGAGAAATGGGATATTCAATCATGACAGGGGGTGGTCCTGGCATAATGGAAGCGGCAAATCGCGGATTATTACAAGCTAAGGAGAAAAATCCGCAAGTGGTTTCTATTGGGCTAAATATTCAGCTTCCCCACGAGCAGCATATGAATCCCTATGTGGAAGTACCTTTGATTTTTGAAAATTTCTTTAGTCGAAAGCTTGTTTTTAGTCATAATTCCACAGCTTTTATTGTCGCAATGGGTGGCTTTGGAACATTAGATGAGTTGAGTGAGGTTTTGGTTCAAATTTCAACGGGAAAGCACAAAAAAATCCCCATTATTTTATATGGTAGAGATTATTGGAAAGGTTTGATTAAGTGGTTTAAGAATCGGCTTTTAAAAGAGGGAATGATTTCTAAAGAAGAGTTGGCGCTTTTGAGTTTTGCTGATTCTCCCAAAGAGGTTTTAAGGATTTTCAAAAAACAAAAAAATGAGTGTCAAGATTCAAGATTGGTATGA